The genomic window TCCGGTGGTCTTGCGATTGCAGGACACATACCAGAACGTGATGGAATTTGGATTGGTCTTACCGTATTGCAACTGATGGCAGAAACGAAAAAAAGCCTTGCTGAGCTCATAGAAGAAATTTATGGAATTGTTGGCGCATTTGTTTATGACCGTATAGATCTCCATCTGAATCCGTCTGAAATTAGCAGGATTGCAAAATATCTATCACAGCCAAATATAGAGAAATGGGGCAGTTATAAAGTGATCAAAAAGGATCAATTGGACGGTGAAAAATATTATTTCGAAAACGATTCCTGGTTGATGTTCAGAAGATCAGGTACTGAACCAGTGCTTAGAATCTACGTACAGGGGCAAGATTCAGAGGAATTAAAATCAATCCAGAATGAAGTATTGCAAGAGTTACAACTCAATCAGAGCTAAAGGATATTTTGTAGGTTCGAGCAAATTTTATTCCAACTCATCGTCAGCTTTCTGTTCTTTTTTAACAGGTTGTTCTTCTTCAAATAATTCATCTTCCTCACCTGATTTCTGAGGCAGAACACTATTATCCAAGCTGCTTGAATTCATTTGCGATCTGAAAGCACCACAATCGAATTCTGATCCGGACTCACCCGGTGGTGTAAAGAATTTAGCATTTGAATCAAAGCCCGATGAAGGATTTGCCTCCAGTTTTTGAATAAATTTCTGGAAAAATGGTCTAGCCATTACAGACCCTTGCCCCAGCTCGAGGCTTAAAAATCGTATCCATGGATCTTCTCCTCCCACCCAAGTGCCTACTACCAAATCCGGAGTGATTCCCATGAACCAACCGTCCACATAATCATTTGTTGTTCCCGTTTTTCCTGCAGTTGGCACTTTTACATTGGAGCCTATGCTACCAGATTTCTGCAGCAAGTCCATCATCACATAGTTAAAATGAGGAGAAAGTGCAACATTGTTTACACTTGGATTACGATAGATTACTTTTCCATTTTTGTCTTCAATTCTGGATACAAAATAAGGTTTTGTGTAAACACCGTTGTTGGCAAACGTAGTATAGGCGCCTGTCATTTCCATCGCAGTAAGCTCTGGTGTACCTAATACAATGGAAGGCCATTTTGGGATGAGTAAGCCACCATCTTTTCTTCGTGCTGTAGAATCTATTCCCATATTATGCAACAATCCTCTGATTGGATCCACGCTCCCTAATAGGATAACGAGTTTTACTATAATAGAATTCTTAGACTCTTTCAGTGCCCTATAAAGATTGTATGAAGCACCGCTAAAGCTCTCTTTTGCATTTCCTGGAGACCATGCCTCAGGCAAATGAAAGTTAGGATCATCAGCAGGAATAGTGTATTGAACATCCTGAAACTCATTGCAAGGGTGAATTCCTTGTATTGCTATTGCTGTAGAATAAACAAATGGTTTGAATGTCGATCCAACCTGGCGTCTTGAATTGACATGATCATATTTAAAGTACTTGAAGTTGGTACCTCCGACCCAAGATTTCACTTCACCGGAATGTGGATCAACAGCTATTGATCCTATCTGGAGTTGTTTTCTGTGGTATTTTATTGAATCCAATGGACTCATCGTCACATCTTTTTCACCATGAGTCGTATAATCATAGATTTTCATGGGGACGGCAGTGTTCATTGCTTCTCTTACTTCTGTCTCAAAAGCATTAAAAAATTTCTTTAACGAAGGCCATTGTTTGCTTTTTCGAATTTTGAGTGAAATGTCGTATTGGGTCTTCGTTATCTGTTTTTTATCGAGCTCTTTTTTTAAAAATCCTGGTTCGATTTCTTCATTCAGAATGCGTTGTATTGTTCTGTCATTTACGTCAACATCTCCGATTTCATTAGCAAGCACAGGTAACAATTTACCATAATACTTATCCCAGATAGCCTGATATCGTTCTGTTTCTCGAATGAGATTTTGTAATGCTGCTTTTCGGATCTTCAGTTGATTTTCATCTGCTTCAAAAGTCCAAGGATCGTTAGTTTTCCAAACATTAAAATAGGATTTTTGAATGTTGGTCATGTGCTCTCCTGCTGCTTCTTCAGCAAGTCTCTGATATTCAGGATTGATGGTAGTGTAGATTTTCAAACCATCTTCGTAAATATTATATTTTGATCCATCCGGTTTCAAATATTTTGGATCACTGAGTAAGTCTTTCAGCCACTTTCCGAGTTCGGCTCGAAAATAAGGCGCCAATCCTTCCAGATGAGTTTCTCGTTTGAATTGAGTTACATCCAGTGTTGAATTTTTAGCTTCCTCAAATTGTGAATTGTTGAGATGAGATTTTTCATGCATCAGAGCGAGGACTGTATTTCTCCTGGTTTTGGCCAATTCCGGAAATTTTCTGGGATTGTACAGAGTGGGGTTCTTCAACATTCCAATCAAAGTGGCAGCTTCTGGAGCTGTGAGATCTTTTTGACTTTTATGAAAATACGTCTGTGCAGCTGTTTGGATGCCGTGTGCTTCGTAGATAAAATCAAATTTATTGAGATATAATGAAACAATTTCTTCTTTGGTATATGCTCTTTCCAATTTGAAAGCGGTGATCCATTCCTTAAGTTTTATCCTCAAGATCATTACCATTTTGGAAAATGTATTTTTGTTTTTGAGGTTTGGTCTTTCAAATAAAAGCTTGGCGAGCTGCTGTGTAATTGTACTTCCACCCCCTGAATCTTCGTCTCTCAAGATTATGGTTTTGACAACTACCCTAAATAATGCTTGCAGGTCAACACCTGAATGAGAATAGTACCTGGAGTCTTCTGTGGAAAGCAAGGCTTGAACCAGTAATGGGTTCAAACTATCGTAGGGAACAAATTCCCTGTTTTCATTGTAATATTTTCCCAGCACGCTTTTGTCGCTTGCATACACCAAACTCGCCTGGTTATAGGATGGGTTTTCAAGTTGGTCAAAACTTGGGATATTGTCGAATGAGATTAAAATAAATAGAAGAAGAAATAAAATTACCGAACCCAGACAAATTCTCCATATCCAATTGACAGCGGAGTGATACCAGGCTTTGTCTGTACTTTGTTTGCCTGAATAGATATCTGCAAAGCTGAACTCTTTTCTGAATTTTTGCCATGCAGTTTTTAGTTTTTCCTGGAATGCCATTCGATTGGATTGAGTAGCAAATTTCACAAGTTTTGGATATATTCCAAACTCTCTTGAAGAACTTCATGATTGATAGCTATGTCCCAACGAGGTTTTCCCGGAGATTCAAGAAGACTGAGACGCAACTCCCTTTGACTGTTCTTTTTGTCATAACGCATCGTCTCCATTATAAATTTTGTTTGTTCCGCGTCAGGATGAAAAGGAGGAGCATATTTTTTTAGCATTGTCATGACCTGGTCATAGACATAAGGTTTCCAATTGTACATCTTATGAGAGATGTAAGTTTCAGCGATCATGCCCAGTGCAACACATTCTCCATGAAGCAAGTCACAACTATAGCGAAGGCTGTATGACTCTATTGCATGGCCGATAGTGTGGCCAAAATTGAGGGACTTACGCACATTTTTTTCTTTAAAATCCGCTTCGACGATTTCTTGTTTGGTTCGGATTGATCTTCTGATCCAGCTATCCATATTTCCTACATCCACCGGCCAATCAAGATTCAGCAAGTCTTCATAGTAACTTGGCGATTGTATCAGACTGTGTTTGATCATCTCAACGAATCCGTTTTTGATGTGTCTCTGTGATAGAGAATGGAGAAAATCAGGTTCAACCACAATCACCTTTGGTTCCTGATAAAGGCCAATCTGATTTTTAAAATCGAGAAAATTGATCCCATTTTTTCCGCCAATTGCTGCGTCAACCATTCCGATCAATGTAGTTGGAATATAAATGAAGTCCACACCTCGCCATACCAGAGAAGCACAAAATCCACCTATATCGCACACTACACCTCCTCCCAATGCAATGACCAATGAGGATCTGTCTATACCTCCCTGTAACCAGCTGGTCCAAATATCCTGAGCGGTTTCTAGGTTTTTAGAGCTTTCTCCTGCCTCAAAACTGAAAATATACAATTGGGTAAGTTGAAGTTTTTCTTCCAGAATTGGAAAACAAAGCTGCTTGGTGTTGTGGTCTGCCAGCACAAAAATTTGGGAGTATTGGTGTTGACTGAGGTAGGTGTTGAGTTTTTCCCAGGGGTTTGTACTGTATATGGGACTTGTCATGGATGGATTAGATTGATAGTAAGAGTTGAGATAATTTCAGTATTTTGGAGAATTTGAGGGGATTATGCTTCATTCGCCAGTTGTCCACAAGCTGCATCAATGTCTTTGCCCCTGCTTTTTCGCACAGTGGTCATAATGCCTGCTTTCAAAAGATGTTTGGCAAAAGAGTTAATGGTATTTTCATCAGATTTTTGAAAGTCTATTCCCCGCACATTATTGTATTCTATGATATTGACCAATGCGGGAAAATGACTGCAAAAACGAATCAGATTTCTAGCATCCTTTTCACTGTCATTATAATGGTCGAAACAAATGTATTCTATACTGATGCGGTTCGAAGTTGTATTGTAATAATGCTTCAATGCCTGAGAAAGTGAATGCAGGTTATTCTGTTTATTAATAGGCATGATTTCGGTTCGCTTAGTATCATCTGCAGCATGGAGCGAAAGCGCAAGATTTACTTTTAATCCATCTTCTGCCATTTTTTTGATCATTTTTGCAATACCGGAAGTAGAAACAGTAATTCTTCTATGAGAGAGATTTGCCCCTTTGGGTGATGTAAATTTTCCAATGGATGCAACAACGTTTTTGTAATTTAATAAGGGTTCCCCCATTCCCATAAATACAATATTGGTAATGGGTTTTCCATATACTTCAATGCATTCGCGATTAACGTACAAATATTGGTCAAATATTTCACCTGGAGTGAGTTGTCTTAATAAACCCATTC from Saprospiraceae bacterium includes these protein-coding regions:
- a CDS encoding transglycosylase domain-containing protein — encoded protein: MKFATQSNRMAFQEKLKTAWQKFRKEFSFADIYSGKQSTDKAWYHSAVNWIWRICLGSVILFLLLFILISFDNIPSFDQLENPSYNQASLVYASDKSVLGKYYNENREFVPYDSLNPLLVQALLSTEDSRYYSHSGVDLQALFRVVVKTIILRDEDSGGGSTITQQLAKLLFERPNLKNKNTFSKMVMILRIKLKEWITAFKLERAYTKEEIVSLYLNKFDFIYEAHGIQTAAQTYFHKSQKDLTAPEAATLIGMLKNPTLYNPRKFPELAKTRRNTVLALMHEKSHLNNSQFEEAKNSTLDVTQFKRETHLEGLAPYFRAELGKWLKDLLSDPKYLKPDGSKYNIYEDGLKIYTTINPEYQRLAEEAAGEHMTNIQKSYFNVWKTNDPWTFEADENQLKIRKAALQNLIRETERYQAIWDKYYGKLLPVLANEIGDVDVNDRTIQRILNEEIEPGFLKKELDKKQITKTQYDISLKIRKSKQWPSLKKFFNAFETEVREAMNTAVPMKIYDYTTHGEKDVTMSPLDSIKYHRKQLQIGSIAVDPHSGEVKSWVGGTNFKYFKYDHVNSRRQVGSTFKPFVYSTAIAIQGIHPCNEFQDVQYTIPADDPNFHLPEAWSPGNAKESFSGASYNLYRALKESKNSIIVKLVILLGSVDPIRGLLHNMGIDSTARRKDGGLLIPKWPSIVLGTPELTAMEMTGAYTTFANNGVYTKPYFVSRIEDKNGKVIYRNPSVNNVALSPHFNYVMMDLLQKSGSIGSNVKVPTAGKTGTTNDYVDGWFMGITPDLVVGTWVGGEDPWIRFLSLELGQGSVMARPFFQKFIQKLEANPSSGFDSNAKFFTPPGESGSEFDCGAFRSQMNSSSLDNSVLPQKSGEEDELFEEEQPVKKEQKADDELE
- the aroB gene encoding 3-dehydroquinate synthase, whose translation is MTSPIYSTNPWEKLNTYLSQHQYSQIFVLADHNTKQLCFPILEEKLQLTQLYIFSFEAGESSKNLETAQDIWTSWLQGGIDRSSLVIALGGGVVCDIGGFCASLVWRGVDFIYIPTTLIGMVDAAIGGKNGINFLDFKNQIGLYQEPKVIVVEPDFLHSLSQRHIKNGFVEMIKHSLIQSPSYYEDLLNLDWPVDVGNMDSWIRRSIRTKQEIVEADFKEKNVRKSLNFGHTIGHAIESYSLRYSCDLLHGECVALGMIAETYISHKMYNWKPYVYDQVMTMLKKYAPPFHPDAEQTKFIMETMRYDKKNSQRELRLSLLESPGKPRWDIAINHEVLQESLEYIQNL
- the rlmN gene encoding 23S rRNA (adenine(2503)-C(2))-methyltransferase RlmN, with the protein product MSTIQKKDILTLSDEELQNILISFGWKKYRISQVNEWLWKHGIRSIDEMSNLSLTDRQKLKDVFEMHTLALDKMQISFDGTRKYRFNLHDNLKIESVLIPVPEDERYTLCISSQAGCSLTCTFCATGRMGLLRQLTPGEIFDQYLYVNRECIEVYGKPITNIVFMGMGEPLLNYKNVVASIGKFTSPKGANLSHRRITVSTSGIAKMIKKMAEDGLKVNLALSLHAADDTKRTEIMPINKQNNLHSLSQALKHYYNTTSNRISIEYICFDHYNDSEKDARNLIRFCSHFPALVNIIEYNNVRGIDFQKSDENTINSFAKHLLKAGIMTTVRKSRGKDIDAACGQLANEA